One Mastacembelus armatus chromosome 10, fMasArm1.2, whole genome shotgun sequence DNA window includes the following coding sequences:
- the LOC113144593 gene encoding N-acetyllactosaminide beta-1,3-N-acetylglucosaminyltransferase 2, translating into MARCYCLWRRVLICVCTPCICLALLFVYAGVTLFMTMNSLKTAEIIVTESVPGDVYFVAPGALPNKNFGPVPITFWERHPFKGAIWNILQLAVDHHFNPILHPLKANREADDDSIYDSILRQSFTEVNDLDSMRRNFDKLPEELQDFVSHMQRRDYPTLIQPPGVCGAGAKDEKKAPLLLLAIKTIESNFKDRQAIRHTWGQVGWVSGLRQRGSRDGGGYIRRVFLLGRENSEEVVVNFSDMLQMESAHYGDILQWDFRDTFFNLTLKDVLFWRWFSKFCSQTLFVFMGDDDVFVNTLRIITYLEDQLQKPQAHRIIKNFMVGNVSGTGIPSQVSKSKYFIPDSFYKGLYPMYASGRGVVYSGLLTKRLHSVSKRVHLFPIDDVYVGMCMMRLNAYPIHHPAFLTFDFSKKETEEQCSYRKNLLVYKCNSNQLVELWAEVNVT; encoded by the coding sequence ATGGCACGGTGTTACTGTCTTTGGCGTCGCGTGCTTATCTGTGTGTGCACCCCATGCATCTGCCTGGCCCTGCTGTTTGTCTATGCTGGTGTCACACTATTTATGACCATGAAtagtttaaaaacagcagaaatcatAGTCACAGAGAGTGTCCCAGGAGATGTTTATTTTGTGGCCCCAGGAGCACTGCCCAACAAAAACTTTGGCCCAGTGCCTATAACTTTCTGGGAGCGACACCCATTTAAAGGTGCCATTTGGAATATTCTCCAGCTAGCCGTTGACCACCATTTCAACCCCATACTGCACCCGCTTAAAGCCAACAGGGAAGCTGACGACGATAGTATTTATGACTCCATACTGAGGCAAAGTTTTACTGAAGTTAATGACCTGGACAGCATGAGAAGAAACTTTGACAAGCTACCAGAGGAGCTGCAAGACTTTGTGAGCCACATGCAAAGGAGGGACTATCCAACACTCATCCAGCCACCTGGAGTATGTGGCGCTGGGGCAAAAGACGAGAAGAAGGCCCCTCTGCTTCTCCTGGCCATCAAGACAATAGAGTCGAACTTTAAGGACCGGCAGGCCATTCGACATACCTGGGGTCAGGTGGGATGGGTGTCAGGGCTGAGGCAGCGTGGCAGCAGAGACGGTGGAGGATACATCCGCAGGGTCTTTTTGCTAGGCAGAGAAAACTCTGAGGAGGTGGTTGTGAATTTTTCTGACATGCTGCAGATGGAGAGTGCACACTATGGAGACATCTTGCAGTGGGATTTCAGGGACACATTTTTCAACCTCACCTTGAAGGATGTGCTGTTCTGGAGATGGTTCTCCAAATTCTGCAGCCAGACTCTTTTTGTCTTCATGGGAGATGATGACGTTTTTGTCAACACCCTGAGAATTATAACCTATCTTGAGGACCAGCTACAGAAACCACAAGCACACAGGATTATAAAAAACTTCATGGTTGGAAATGTATCAGGTACAGGAATACCCAGCCAAGTCAGCAAGTCCAAGTACTTTATACCAGATAGCTTCTACAAGGGCCTCTATCCCATGTATGCAAGTGGCAGAGGAGTCGTATACTCAGGTCTTTTGACCAAACGCCTACACAGTGTGTCTAAAAGGGTTCACCTGTTCCCCATTGATGATGTTTATGTGGGGATGTGTATGATGCGGCTTAATGCCTATCCCATCCACCACCCTGCCTTCCTCACATTCGACTTCTctaaaaaagagacagaggagcagTGTTCGTACCGCAAAAACCTGCTGGTCTACAAATGCAACTCCAACCAGTTAGTTGAATTGTGGGCTGAAGTAAACGTGACATAG
- the eif1ad gene encoding putative RNA-binding protein EIF1AD, with protein MSQATKRKHVVKEVLGDFVTPTENQMIVKIIGSRGNNLHETVTAQGEIFLVSMPTKFRKNIWIKRGDYVIVDPIEEGEKVKAEISVILYKDHIQYLQKQQLWPQGFMETSKQGKEQETQEKGEKEDVSESEDDESDLFVNTNRSNYQFSESEDEEDSEEDSEEEDEQKEGRTENGS; from the exons ATGTCACAGGCCACTAAACGCAAACATGTTGTCAAGGAGGTTCTGGGCGACTTTGTCACACCTACAGAAAACCAGATGATTGTGAAG ATTATCGGTAGCCGTGGTAACAACCTTCATGAGACTGTCACAGCTCAAGGTGAGATCTTCCTGGTGAGCATGCCCACCAAGTTTCGCAAGAACATCTGGATAAAGAGGG GTGACTATGTGATTGTGGATCCCattgaggaaggagagaaggtGAAGGCAGAGATCAGCGTTATTCTCTACAAAGATCATATTCAGTAtctgcagaaacagcagctctg GCCACAGGGGTTCATGGAGACAAGCAAACAGGGAAAGGAACAAGAGACACAGGAGAAAGGTGAGAAAGAGGACGTCAGTGAGTCTGAAGATGATGAGAGCGACCTCTTCGTGAACACCAACCGCTCCAACTACCAGTTCAGCGAGAGTGAGGACGAGGAGGACAGTGAGGAGGACagtgaggaagaagatgagcagaaagaaggaaggaCAGAGAATGGGTCATAG
- the ctsf gene encoding cathepsin F, translated as MLLGFRCCPIILWLALATVLGSVLGLGEDLDRPLFGPPGSPIRLHESDPGLKNALKFAEERYNRGSNAMHLRRVSRLISATKQLVKGIRYTITVELSNTQCKKSTMMRTCDFYPESENLKTEVCVFEVWDIPWQGTSTLLKQKCQPKVQPEVKETNKVEDPSTSQPLEESVELLGQFKAFMVKYNKVYSSQEETDHRLRIFHENLKTAEKLQALDQGSAEYGVTKFSDLTEEEFRSTYLNPHLSQWTLQQSMKPASPARSPAPASWDWRDHGAVSPVKNQGMCGSCWAFSVTGNIEGQWFLKNGTLLSLSEQELVDCDRLDEACRGGLPSNAYEAIEKLGGLETETDYSYTGHKQSCDFTAKKVAAYINSSMELSKDEKEITAWLAENGPVSAALNAFAMQFYRKGVSHPLKIFCNPWMIDHAVLMVAYGERNGIPYWAIKNSWGEDYGEQGYYYLYRGSAACGINKMCSSAVVN; from the exons ATGCTTCTTGGATTCCGCTGTTGTCCGATAATCCTATGGCTGGCCCTGGCTACTGTGCTGGGCTCGGTGCTCGGGCTGGGTGAGGACCTGGACCGGCCTCTGTTCGGGCCTCCCGGCTCTCCTATCCGGCTGCATGAGTCTGACCCAGGTCTGAAGAATGCCCTGAAGTTTGCCGAGGAGCGCTACAACCGGGGCTCTAACGCCATGCACCTCCGCAGAGTCAGCCGGCTCATCTCCGCAACCAAACAG CTAGTAAAGGGAATCCGCTATACTATAACAGTGGAACTGAGTAACACTCAGTGTAAGAAATCTACCATGATGAGGACATGTGACTTCTATCCTGAGTCAGAGAATCTCAAG ACAGAGGTGTGCGTGTTCGAAGTGTGGGACATTCCTTGGCAGGGCACTTCAACTCTGCTCAAACAAAAGTGCCAGCCTAAAG TTCAACCTGAAGTGAAAGAGACTAACAAGGTGGAGGATCCATCCACCAGCCAGCCTCTGGAG GAATCTGTGGAGCTGTTGGGCCAGTTTAAAGCATTCATGGTTAAATACAATAAGGTTTACAGCAGCCAGGAAG AGACAGACCATCGTTTGCGCATCTTCCATGAGAACCTCAAGACTGCTGAGAAGCTGCAGGCTTTGGATCAGGGTTCAGCTGAATATGGAGTCACCAAGTTCAGTGACCTAACGG AGGAGGAGTTTCGCTCCACATACCTGAACCCTCATCTGAGCCAATGGACTCTCCAACAGTCGATGAAACCGGCCTCTCCAGCCCGAAGTCCCGCCCCTGCCAGCTGGGATTGGCGAGATCATGGCGCTGTCAGTCCTGTTAAGAACCAG GGTATGTGTGGATCCTGCTGGGCGTTTTCTGTTACAGGCAACATCGAAGGCCAGTGGTTCCTGAAAAATGGAACATTGCTGTCACTTTCTGAACAAG AGCTAGTTGACTGTGATAGGCTGGACGAGGCGTGCAGAGGAGGGCTACCATCTAATGCTTACGAAGCCATTGAGAAGCTAG GCGGTTTGGAGACAGAGACTGACTACTCCTACACCGGTCACAAGCAGAGTTGTGACTTCACTGCCAAGAAGGTGGCCGCCTACATCAACAGCTCTATGGAGCTGTCCAAAGATGAGAAAG AAATCACAGCTTGGCTGGCTGAGAATGGACCGGTTTCTGCTGCTCTGAATGCCTTTGCCATGCAG TTCTATAGAAAAGGTGTGTCTCACCCACTGAAGATCTTCTGCAATCCCTGGATGATCGACCATGCTGTGCTGATGGTGGCATACGGAGAAC gcaATGGTATCCCATACTGGGCCATCAAAAACAGTTGGGGAGAGGATTATGGAGAGCAG GGTTACTACTACTTATACAGGGGGTCCGCTGCTTGTGGGATCAACAAGATGTGCTCATCTGCTGTAGTCAATTAA